From the Lolium rigidum isolate FL_2022 chromosome 2, APGP_CSIRO_Lrig_0.1, whole genome shotgun sequence genome, one window contains:
- the LOC124686313 gene encoding phospholipase D delta-like, with the protein MQTSGEDTKKFFKHSSVICVLSHRYPKGKLNMAKQKVVGTPYAHNQKCILVDTPASEATRRITAFLGGLDLAAGCYDTPSHRLFGDLDTVFRGDLHNPTLGDTDANDGPRQPWHDMHCRIDGAAAYDVLENFEQRWRKATTKHNHWKDDTLIKLKRIPWILSPAAGAAADALRVLPEDDHRCWNAQVFRSVDSGSVKGFPRSWETQDMAARHLLCDKSLAVEQSIHTAYVAAIRAADRFVYLETERFVGSSYAWPPSCRHPGAGNLVPMEIALKVASKISAGEAFAAYVVLPMWPAAEGPPGSAPAQEALFWQAQTMRMMYEVVEEAVTAAGLAGRAHPQDYLNFYCLGNREPAPPPLHGWTSETAAALARRHGRFMVYVHSKGMIVDDEYVLLGSANVNQRSLSGSRDTEIAVGAHQPHHTGAGGRRPHGQVHAYRMSLWEEHLGGLTLPEMEMPESPDCVRLVNRVARQNWERYVYEGEEVEKMQMQGYLMRYPVEVSADGKVGPLPGHEFFPDVGGKVLGSTNKLPDHLTM; encoded by the exons ATGCAAACTAGTGGCGAAGACACGAAGAAGTTCTTCAAGCACTCTTCGGTGATTTGTGTTCTCTCACATCGCTACCCTAAAGGCAAGCTCAACATGGCCAAGCAGAAG GTGGTGGGCACGCCATACGCGCACAACCAGAAGTGCATCCTTGTCGACACGCCGGCGTCCGAGGCTACCCGTCGGATCACGGCCTTCCTCGGCGGCCTCGACCTCGCTGCCGGCTGCTACGACACCCCGTCCCACAGGCTCTTCGGCGACCTGGACACCGTCTTCCGCGGTGACCTCCACAACCCCACCCTCGGCGATACTGATGCGAACGACGGACCCAGGcagccatggcacgacatgcattGTCGGATCGACGGCGCCGCCGCGTACGATGTGCTGGAGAACTTCGAGCAGCGGTGGCGGAAAGCGACCACCAAGCACAATCATTGGAAGGACGACACCCTGATAAAGCTGAAACGCATCCCCTGGATCCTCAGCCCCGCCGCAggagccgccgccgacgcgctgcGCGTCCTGCCGGAGGATGACCACCGGTGCTGGAACGCTCAGGTGTTCCGGTCGGTAGACTCCGGGTCGGTGAAGGGGTTTCCGCGTTCCTGGGAGACACAGGACATGGCGGCACGGCACCTGCTCTGCGATAAGAGCTTGGCGGTGGAGCAGAGCATCCACACGGCGTACGTTGCGGCGATCCGCGCCGCCGACCGGTTCGTGTATCTCGAGACCGAGCGGTTCGTGGGGTCGTCGTACGCGTGGCCACCGTCGTGCCGGCACCCGGGCGCTGGCAACCTGGTGCCGATGGAGATCGCGTTGAAGGTGGCGAGCAAGATCAGCGCCGGCGAGGCGTTCGCTGCGTACGTGGTGCTGCCGATGTGGCCGGCCGCGGAGGGCCCGCCGGGGTCGGCGCCGGCGCAAGAGGCCCTCTTCTGGCAGGCACAAACGATGCGGATGATGTACGAGGTGGTCGAGGAGGCGGTCACCGCGGCGGGGCTCGCTGGCAGAGCGCACCCGCAGGACTACCTAAACTTCTACTGCCTCGGCAACCGCGAACCGGCACCGCCGCCGTTGCACGGATGGACGTCGGAGACGGCAGCGGCGCTGGCACGGAGGCACGGGCGGTTCATGGTGTACGTGCACTCCAAGGGGATGATCGTGGACGACGAATACGTTCTCCTCGGCTCCGCCAACGTCAACCAGCGCTCCCTCTCCGGCTCCCGTGACACCGAGATCGCCGTCGGCGCACACCAGCCGCACCACACCGGCGCTGGAGGCCGGCGGCCGCATGGGCAGGTGCATGCTTACAGGATGTCACTGTGGGAGGAGCACCTGGGCGGGCTGACTCTCCCGGAGATGGAGATGCCGGAGTCGCCGGACTGCGTGCGGCTGGTGAACCGGGTGGCGCGGCAGAACTGGGAGAGATACGTGTACGAGGGGGAGGAGGTGGAGAAGATGCAGATGCAGGGGTACCTTATGAGGTACCCGGTGGAGGTGAGCGCCGACGGCAAGGTCGGGCCGCTGCCGGGACACGAGTTCTTCCCCGACGTCGGCGGCAAGGTCCTCGGCTCCACCAACAAGCTCCCCGATCACCTCACCATGTAG
- the LOC124689594 gene encoding phospholipase D delta-like, producing MHASSALSHETAVLLLLAREEARGEKKKVVGTPYAHNQKCILVDTPASEASRRITAFLGGLDLAAGCYDTPSHRLFGDLHTVFRGDLHNPTLGDTDANDGPRQPWHDMHCRIDGAAAYDVLENFEQRWRKATAKHNHWKDDTLIKLKRIPWILSPAAGAAADALRVLPEDDHRCWHAQVFRSVDSGSVKGFPRSWETEDMAARHLLCDKSLAVEQSIHTAYVAAIRAADRFVYLETERFVGSSYAWPPSCRHPGAGNLVPMEIALKVASKISAGEAFAAYVVLPMWPAAEGPPGSAPAQEALFWQAQTMRMMYEVVEEAITAAGLAGRAHPQDYLNFYCLGNREPAPPPLHGWTSETAAALARRHGRFMVYVHSKGMIVDDEYVLLGSANVNQRSLSGSRDTEIAVGAHQPHHTGAGGRRPHGQVHAYRMSLWEEHLGGLTLPEMEMPESPDCVRLVNRVARQNWERYVYEGEEVEKMQMQGYLMRYPVEVSADGKVGPLPGHEFFPDVGGKVLGSTNKLPDHLTM from the exons ATGCATGCGTCCTCCGCTCTCTCGCACGAGACGGCGGTGCTACTCCTGCTCGCACGTGAAGAGGCGCGCGGCGAGAAGAAAAAG GTAGTGGGCACGCCATACGCGCACAACCAGAAGTGCATACTCGTGGACACGCCGGCGTCCGAGGCCAGCCGTCGGATCACGGCCTTCCTAGGCGGCCTCGACCTCGCTGCCGGCTGCTACGACACCCCGTCCCACAGGCTCTTCGGCGACCTGCACACCGTCTTCCGCGGTGACCTCCACAACCCCACCCTCGGCGACACCGATGCGAACGACGGACCCCGGcagccatggcacgacatgcattGTCGGATCGACGGCGCCGCCGCGTACGATGTCTTGGAGAACTTCGAGCAGCGGTGGCGGAAGGCGACCGCCAAGCACAATCATTGGAAGGACGACACCCTGATCAAGCTGAAACGCATCCCCTGGATCCTCAGCcccgccgccggagccgccgccgacgcgctgcGCGTCCTGCCGGAGGATGACCACCGGTGCTGGCACGCGCAGGTCTTCCGGTCGGTAGACTCCGGATCGGTGAAGGGGTTTCCGCGTTCCTGGGAGACGGAGGACATGGCGGCACGGCACCTGCTCTGCGACAAGAGCCTGGCGGTGGAGCAGAGCATCCACACGGCGTACGTAGCAGCGATCCGCGCCGCCGACCGGTTCGTGTATCTCGAGACCGAGCGGTTCGTGGGGTCGTCGTACGCGTGGCCGCCGTCGTGCAGGCACCCGGGCGCTGGCAACCTGGTGCCGATGGAGATCGCGTTGAAGGTGGCGAGCAAGATCAGTGCCGGCGAGGCGTTCGCTGCGTACGTGGTGCTGCCGATGTGGCCGGCAGCGGAGGGCCCGCCGGGGTCGGCGCCGGCGCAAGAGGCCCTCTTCTGGCAGGCGCAAACGATGCGGATGATGTACGAGGTGGTCGAGGAGGCGATCACTGCGGCGGGGCTCGCTGGCAGAGCGCACCCGCAGGACTACCTCAACTTCTACTGCCTAGGCAACCGCGAACCGGCACCACCGCCGTTGCACGGATGGAcgtcggagacggcggcggcgctggcgcgGAGGCACGGGCGGTTCATGGTGTACGTGCACTCCAAGGGGATGATCGTGGACGACGAATACGTGCTCCTCGGCTCCGCCAACGTCAACCAGCGGTCCCTCTCCGGCTCCCGTGACACAGAGATCGCCGTCGGCGCACACCAGCCGCACCACACCGGCGCTGGGGGCCGGCGGCCGCACGGGCAGGTGCATGCGTACAGGATGTCACTGTGGGAGGAGCACCTGGGCGGGCTGACTCTCCCGGAGATGGAGATGCCGGAGTCGCCGGACTGCGTGCGGCTGGTGAACCGGGTGGCGCGGCAGAACTGGGAGAGATACGTGTACGAGGGGGAGGAGGTGGAGAAGATGCAGATGCAGGGGTACCTTATGAGGTACCCGGTGGAGGTGAGCGCCGACGGCAAGGTCGGGCCGCTGCCGGGACACGAGTTCTTCCCTGACGTTGGCGGCAAGGTCCTCGGCTCCACCAACAAGCTCCCCGATCACCTCACCATGTAG